The following are encoded together in the Candidatus Omnitrophota bacterium genome:
- the purF gene encoding amidophosphoribosyltransferase: MCGIVGVANHKQAAKLAFLGLYALQHRGEEACGIASYDGKKVHLSKALGLVADRFSEDILKGLKGKVAIGHSRYSTTGSSNTKNIQPFLVTHKNKPVAISHNGNLTNTQTLYKKLEEEGSIFQTTMDSEIIIHLLAKTKNGDLKSWFTAVFTQLEGAYSAVFLVGDCLVGVRDPQGFRPLCLGKVDDAYVLASETCALDLIKAEFIREIEPGEMVFIKNGQIESHFLPMVAGKNKSYCIFENIYFARPDSNIFNDNVYEVRKRLGMQLAKESPVAGADFVMAIPDSGNYAAVGYSQQLNIPLEIGMIRHHYIGRTFIQPSQFLRDFKVRVKLNPINHILKDKKIIVVEDSIVRGTTSRSRIEELRKAGAKEIHMRISCPPIRFPCFFGIDFPNRKELIAANKTVKEVADFIRVDSLEYLSLEGMLSVMKDSKNFCHACFSGKYPAPIPKNKSKYLLEGAL, from the coding sequence ATGTGCGGTATCGTAGGGGTTGCTAATCATAAACAAGCGGCAAAACTTGCCTTTTTAGGTTTGTACGCTCTGCAACATCGCGGCGAAGAAGCCTGTGGCATTGCCAGCTACGATGGCAAGAAAGTCCACCTCAGTAAAGCCTTAGGATTAGTCGCCGACCGGTTCAGCGAAGACATCCTCAAAGGCCTTAAAGGTAAAGTGGCTATCGGCCACTCCCGGTATTCAACGACCGGCTCCAGCAATACGAAAAATATCCAGCCATTTTTAGTCACTCATAAAAATAAACCCGTTGCGATCTCTCACAACGGGAATCTAACCAATACTCAAACCCTTTATAAGAAACTCGAAGAAGAAGGCTCTATTTTTCAGACCACGATGGATTCGGAGATCATTATCCATCTTTTGGCTAAAACAAAAAATGGAGACCTGAAAAGCTGGTTTACGGCCGTATTTACGCAATTAGAAGGGGCTTATTCGGCTGTTTTTCTCGTCGGAGATTGTTTGGTCGGCGTGCGCGATCCGCAAGGCTTTAGGCCTTTATGTCTAGGAAAAGTGGATGATGCTTATGTTTTAGCCAGCGAAACATGCGCCTTGGATTTGATTAAGGCAGAATTTATCCGCGAGATCGAACCCGGAGAAATGGTCTTTATTAAAAATGGACAAATTGAGTCGCATTTCTTGCCGATGGTTGCCGGAAAAAACAAATCTTATTGTATTTTTGAGAATATCTATTTTGCCCGCCCGGACAGCAATATTTTTAATGACAATGTTTATGAAGTACGTAAGCGTTTAGGGATGCAGTTAGCTAAAGAAAGCCCGGTTGCGGGCGCTGATTTTGTGATGGCTATTCCGGATTCAGGTAACTATGCCGCGGTAGGATATTCACAACAATTAAATATTCCCTTAGAGATCGGGATGATCCGCCATCATTATATTGGGCGTACCTTTATTCAGCCGTCGCAGTTTTTGCGTGATTTTAAAGTGCGGGTGAAGCTTAATCCTATCAATCATATTTTAAAAGATAAAAAGATCATTGTGGTGGAAGATTCTATTGTGCGCGGGACCACCAGCCGCAGCCGTATTGAAGAATTACGTAAAGCCGGCGCTAAAGAGATCCATATGCGCATCAGCTGTCCGCCGATCAGGTTTCCTTGTTTCTTTGGCATCGATTTTCCTAACCGAAAAGAGTTGATCGCCGCCAATAAAACGGTCAAAGAGGTTGCTGATTTTATTCGGGTCGATTCGCTGGAATATTTAAGCCTAGAGGGCATGTTAAGCGTTATGAAAGATTCAAAGAATTTTTGCCACGCGTGTTTTTCCGGAAAATATCCGGCTCCGATACCTAAAAACAAAAGCAAATATTTATTAGAAGGGGCATTGTAA